Below is a window of Populus alba chromosome 2, ASM523922v2, whole genome shotgun sequence DNA.
TAGATCTTTAATGTCCGAGCTAAGGGCTTTTCATTCAAACTACAGATTGGAGAGAATAAGATTTGAGGAAGTACAATATGATTGATGTCCGTGAAAGGAATATCAAGTAGAGATAATGAGCTTTGAACATCATCCAGAATACCAAGAAATGATCTTCCATTCTGCCTGAAACCAAACATTCCATTAGTTTGATCACAATGAAGTCTGGTTTGCAAGTGGAAGTTCACAAAAAATTTCCAAAGAAACAAGGTTTATCggtaagaaaaaaaccaaagcagaTGCATAAAGCAAAGAAAGCAAAGCTATTGACTTTTTAAGGTTTACCTGTAAGAGCAAGCTATTAAGTTCTTTCCTTCATTGTTCTGAATAAGCTCATAAGAATTGATACCAAAAACCCACAATGGCGTCGAGAACTCAGCATCCAGGGAATAAATTGCTTGCACCTCATTGACAGATTCAATCTGTCATCCAAAGAGAAAGGATAATCAGTTCAACAGATAGTTCCGTCCAAGAAATGGTTGTAATGCACAAGAAGCACAGGGTCCAAGCACTTCAACATAGAATGTAATGCTTCCATAATCCTGCTtatgattgttttatttttaatctcatgaAAATGAGTATGATTGAAAATGTGGTCAAAGCATGCATGATCCTTTGTCCTGCATGtgaattttctctctttaagaagcataatcaattaaaattttgtttcacATAAAGAAGATTACATAGAGAAAAGGGTGTGCCATAGCATCAAACAACTGCCCAATTATAGAACTTACCCATTTATATAGATTCCAAAATCCACTTTTTCTATCAGTGATGAAAAATAGTTCACCTGTAGCAATGCAAatgaaaatatcaatatatGCAATAACTTGAAGCTACAAAAATTCTGATAGAACAAAATAGCTGAATGTCATACATGCATGGCTAAAATGTTAAATATGTAATACAAATGGCAGTAGCTTCCAAAGGAATCAAGCACAAGGCTCAACTCCAAACTAGGTTTCAGGACTACGTCTCGGGAATATAATTTGAGCATTGATGTGCAGGTAACCAATCCAGAGGCCACTTTCAGAGCATAAACCTTGTTGACCTAATCACTATTCTCAGAACAAATTTATCCCAGAGAATTTGCTCCCCAGCCGAGTTACATCATATATGTGAAGTTCCATGataaaaccaacaaaatatAGTACCTTTGGAGGACCACTTGGGCTCAGTTGGAGACTCCACAAGGGTAGGATCACAACCAGCAACACAAATGCGATTGTGAACATCTCTGCATGAGAAAATTAAGAGGAATAAGCGGCATCAAGTGGTCCTGTGTATTTATTTATCTGCATTATGATAACTGAGAACTAAATTCAACGCAGAATGTAGTGTCAAGTGATTGTCTGTCCTAGAGAATGGTGACCTGAAAAGTTTGTTTTGACACAAATTTAAACTCCTAAAGTTAAGCAGGTTGTTTTTATAGCAAAGAAAACCATATCCATGCACCAAACAGCATATAACAAAAGCAAGGTGTTGATGAGTCACATGGTACGGGTTTAAGAATGGCACCTTGTGATAAATTGCTGATCTTCGAACAAGTTAAAGCGTTGATAGCAAAgaatttattgaaaagaaagCAGAATGGTGCTGAATATCGTATATCAGCAGCAAgaaaaccaaatttgacaacTACTGCTAAAGGAAGTTGTTGAAATGCAATAATTGACAAATTATGCTTACCCATTTTCAGAAATATAGCCGACCCAGAGCTCTGTTTTATCCCATGGCATATTAGGGTGGCCCCATTCTATCCACGCTATCCGTTCGCCTTTGGGGTCTATGCGTGGGAATGCATAGAAATCATTGCCACTTACTAATACTTTTGGCTCTGAAGtcaaaatatccaaaaaaaggTCATTTCCTCAACATACGGCCAAGAATCAAATAGTAAAACAGCTAATATTTCGAGAACAAAAGCATTTGGATAATTCtgaaaaaccaagttaaaaaaacagaaaattctTACTCGAAGTCCATAAATCTTATTCCAACAAGTTTATACCTTGGATACTCTTGTCACTAAGGCCTACAGCAACAATTGTTGTGGTTGAATTTGTACTACTGACGCGACGATCTatcaagaaaatcataaattaatcacaaaaattatttccaatCCAAACCCTAAATAAACAGAGTTCATGAGGATCTATCTACCTTCCATCACAGTAACAAAACGATTGAAGCGTAAATCAAAGACCCCGTCAGCATAAGAAACCACGGGACCGCCATAGTCCGGTGTAAGCGGTACAGGAGAAGAATCTACTGCATGGACTATcaacaaattgaaataaaaaaaaaatgtgaaaagtAGTAGTTGATGAGTAAGTAATAGCTCATTCGACCTTTGGATTTGATAGACTGCTTGTAAAGCCGTTGATCCTTGTAATTAGAGTAAATGACAGTATCTCCTGATATCGTGAATGCGCCGCCACCATACTCTTGAGCCGTTGTTCTCACCGCAAATTCTTTCGGTGTAATATCGGTGGGTTCTTCTCCCGGTTTGTCGGCTTCTCTCACAAGAACCGCTCGCCTGATCAATTACCATAATACCATCCAAAATCAAGTCACGAGACGAGAGAACTGAAAACAGTTAAGTATATTTTGTGTAAGGGTTACTAGTGTACCCAGATTCAGAGGGGCGGGATTCGACCCAGAAGAGGTGACCGTGGTCGTCAACGGCGATTCCGCCGAGTCGTTTGGAAGCGCCAGAGACGACGTCTGCGGTGATTGGGGACTTCCATGAGCCGTAAGGGGCAGTGATTTTGTCTTGTTTGGCTGTTGCATCAGCTACTTGTGTCGAAGAAGCCATGGTTTTGAAAGTAGGCCGCTGTAGCTGTCTTTTAGGAGAGAAGTTAGTGATGACTCTCCTTTGTGTGTAGTTTCTGTTGAAGAGGCTGAAAGAgtgaaaagatgaagaagataaacgAGTAAGAGTGAGTGACGACAGCTGAGAAAACCATTGACTAGCGAATGTCAagcccataaataaataaataaataaattggacTCCTAGAAGTATACAGACTACAGAGGTTAGTATTATTTATAGCAATAAGTGGTTGGTTTACTTGATTGAGATTGGATCTCTCTTCCAACTTTTCCGTCATTCGTTCACCCTCTTGCTTCAATTCGCTGATAATAAAGTGGAGTCAGTCCCATTAGAGAAGCATTTCGAACTCGTCTCTTGCTTCCTTGCTGTGGACGCCATTTCTCTAATCAATCAAATCTCAGAAACAACAGTTGTGTGATCAGCCGAAACCACCATTTCTATTTCTCGTCACAGTCATAGCAGCGTCACCATTCAGTAAAGGGGTTTCAATCAAGTTGTGCCTATCATGGAACCGTGAGAAGAAAATGATCATTTCTCCCCTTCATTAAAATTAACTACAACAGGGAGATGCCCAGCCTAGCCATATGATGCATCCACTTAGGGTGTTCCATTTTTGTAATTCTcgattaattttctaaaaatgagGGATAGCTTCTGGACCGCTATGGAGAGGTCAATAAATGTGTGGAAGCAATATGGAGACAAAAGTCTAGACAGAACTGGTTCAAAGTAAAATATAGAAACACTAGATTTTTGCATCTTGCAGCAAGCATTAGGAAAGGTCGAAATACCATTACAAGGATTAATCGTGATGGAATCAATCACTCTTCTCCACATGATATTGAAGTTGCTGCTGTTTCCTTTTTCTCAAGACTCTTCCCCAAAGCTCATGCTGAGAGGGTTATATAGGAGTTACGAGTTTCAAGTATCTTTCTTCAGATGAATCTAATTGGCTAGAACATGatgtttgaaatttgaatggAGGAAGTAAGGCAAGCAGTGTGCGATTGCAATGGGTCTCTCCAGCACTTTTTACAGGAAAACTTGGAACTTCACATATTTGAGATGATCAGTGAACTCTCCAGAATGAGCAAACTTCTAAAAGGGGTCGATACTTATCATGTGGCGTTAGTTCCCGAAATCAAAACACCCAGCTAGATCTTCATAATATAGGTCAATTAAGTTTAGTACATGGCATACATAAGAGTGTTATTAAATTTGCTCTCCACTGTTAAAAGGCTGGACATGTCAAGTGTGattattattaatcaaataGTATTTTTAGTAAGAAGATGGTTTTATGATTGCCATTGAAGTGGTTCATGCGAGTAAAGAGAGGTGGTAGTGACGGGTACATTATGAAAGTTGAGGCTTTTGATTCTGTCATACagaaatactttgaaaaaatgaTGCCATGCATGGGTTTTGGCACAAAAAAACAGAGATGTCTTATACATGAATGCATTTGATTCTGTCATATCTTTCCATTTCCATTAATGGCTCTCCAGGTCACGAATTTGGAGTTGAGCATGAATTACATCAAGATGTTCACCCTCTCTATTTGATATAGCAGCAGAAGGATTGTTATTTCAAGGGCATTGATTATGGTAATAGAGACTATCTCACCCATTTACAATACACAAATGATACTCTTGTTTTTGTTCCAAATGACTGCAAATCTTTGATCCATATAGAGAGGATTTTGAGATGGTTTGAGCTAGCATCGAGGTTGCAAGTAAACTTCTCTAAAAGCTCCCTTGTAGGAATTAACCTGGATGATGATTTTACAACGGTATGGCTAATACAGTCTACTGTAAAAAGGGAGTATCAGGTAAATTACACATTCTTTTAGGAGCCAACCCCAGAAGAATATCCACCTGACAACCAGTGATCTCATGGATCCATGCAAGGCTAGGATTATGGAAAGAAAGGTTGATTGCGTATGAATTATATTCGTGACGAATTGTAACAAGTTTAGTgctacaataaaattaatattctaattCGGATGATTGGTTACaatgtattaataataatgaaatggaTGTTAATGTAATTGtgaaatcaaaaattaatatatgtttttttttgtcattttattataaatattaattttaaccaaacacttggATATGTATTTTACTAAACAAtaactttaattataattttaatcaaatatatattttaataacataaactataattaaaaatctttttttaaaactacaataatACCAAACACGTTATAAGGAAACAGTAGTAAAATGGGGGCGGATCCCATAAGTTATATGACTTTACTGTTCTCCCAATTAAAAGAATAGCCCATCACTTCAAGCAAGGCTAAAGGGGAAACAACATGAGCCCGGGCCTCTACATTCCACACCTcctcaaagaaaaagaaattattaacaaaataaaataaaataaaataaaagctccATTCCAATTTCCATTGGGTCAGGCCGGGTTTCTCACCTTCTTCATCCCAGCCCACCTTGGACTGGGTCCGATTCAACTTTTGACAGGACAAGCTTTCTATTCTTCCTAGCACtctaatatatttatgtatagTCAAATAGTTATCTACTattgaatataataatttaatgctatatatatatatataaaagaaaaaaaattatttatgacaGACTGGGATTGATtaggaaaaaacaaagctgagaaaaaaaaacagagagaaatagTAAAAGAAGTGTGTTCTTGTTTTAGGATGTacgtgatttaaaaaaaaaaatacatcaatattacaactatttttcataaaatattaaaaccataatttataataattatttttatatttagtatcCGTAATAgcctaattatataatattaaattttatttcatttcatttgagttaaaaaatattattataaatttacatagttaattaaaaaaatctttatattaaatttataaaaaaaaattataaaaatgtaaaaaaatatataatcttttaCATGGTTATAAAATacttgtatataaaataaataaaaaatgacattattctgtcttttattttttaaaaaaacaatagcaaaACTTCTAAGTGAAAATTACAAAGAAGctttaaagtatgttttatgaACAGGGTACAaatctgaaaaattaaaaaaataatttttaaattttttaaatagaaaaatattgtatttgaacacatagtttaaaatttttaaaatttaatttctttaaaaaaattaatctctttTTAAATAGCCCCATAATTTGACCCTTGAATATAAtgttgtttgaaaaaaattataagtctCCCATTAAAGCACGGCATCAGTGTTTCATGACCTCTTTTTATAAACAACGAGCAAGGGCCTCGTATGCTGCCAAGGTTCTactcataaattatgtttttactatttgattaattttaattaaattgtaaatgaattaaaactcaattacatttttattgattgtgttatgagaaaaaaaaaaattgtaaattaagtaaaaaaatatataactaataTGTACTATCAGCACCTTTTTAAAATTGCGACATGTATTAGAGGgcaatcgaaaaaaaaaattattaggctcttcttttttttaaaaaaaaaatgaagcatcCCTATCTTTTAACTGAAGTATAAACCTATCTTTCTACACTTGGATGGCCCATGGCTACTTGCAGATTGCATTTACGCACTGATTAGGCTCTTCTTTCTTGTTCAACGAACTTCAGATAATCACCACATACACTTTTATTACATGACAAACAAGAATTTTGGTGTTGACTTATTTGATTATGAGCTAGTTTAAAAACAcgggtcaaattatatttttaatttaataaaaaaaaatttaaaatttaaatattttataagtttttgattgttttgatatactaattttaaaaataaaaataatattattttaatatattttaatataaaaattattttataaaacaattataactgCAAGATCCAAACAAGCTTGAAGGGCTGAAGGGGCTCGAAGATAAGATGGAAAATCAATCACGCAATATCTTTATCTGTGCCACAATAATTAGAAGGCAACGACAAAGGCAGCTTAGATTGTACAACACTTCAATTAATTTCGAAGCTCTTTCTGTAACATGCAttttcgaaaaaaaataaaaatgatagacTAAAAAGTTTCTAAAATTGATTATAAAAGATTTTCCAAGCCAAAAGCATCCAGTCCATCCCTTAGGGTTACGCACTGAATAGTTTTTAATAGTATTAAAGTCATCTTGATGGATGATCTGTACCATAAGATAAGTTAGGCTCATCAATGGAATTTTGACCTCTCCTTGATCCTTGCGCAATAATATGGACATGTAAGCCTACTTTGCTGGCTGCTCTTAATGTTGAGGATTTTTGTACTTTTGTCCAATCTGCTCATTGGATTGAAAATCCCAATTATGGGACCTATTTCaaaaattacttacaaaaacaataaaataagcgcaaaaaaaaaaagatagacttctattttaaattttttattttaatatatttttaaataaaaaacattttaaattgtcACTGTTATCACAATTCTAAACACACCCTTGATAATAAAACAGGATAAAAGTTTAGActctaaattttcaatttattattctCAATATGAAATCTAATAATATATGCATTCTAAAAAAGTTTACAGTGctttttaacatgttaaaaaattacatataccAAGTAATAATAGTAGAAtcctaaaatattaagaaaaataaaataataaatccaaaaaaaatagcaaaacaagatttttcaagcctaattttaaaaaaattatataaagaatAATCAGTAAAGAAGGTTTCTCAATGCACTAGGCTTGAGAAATCTCCTACAAAACTTTTAACTTAAActaatgatcaaataaaaaattataacatctTTTAACCACCATGTTAGTATAGCGcgaccaacttttttttttattttagacctAGTCTTGTGTTACTAATCCATAAAATCATTTGCTAAGCcattcatataatttatttgcaaTAGATCTTTATCTAGCCACAACAAATCTTTACCCAACTCCTTAAAACCTTCTATTTCAAGTAATTTGATTGCATTAATAAGTGTAAATAATGTTACGATAAATTTTATtggaataaacaaaattaagaatttatccatcctaaaataaaatcaaaattctcatcTAATTCATattaactcaaaaatcaaaacacataaaatcaACATGTGCATAGTGTCAACCTCTAATTCtcacaaattaaataatagttGGATTTAATATAGGCAAAtgatcaaaagatttttttaatagcaaaataaatataattaatttttaattaaataattttctttagcTTATATTGGATGGATGGAaaccaatatttatttatagaaaagacctgattaaatcaagattttttacttaattaatatattttgaagtttACTTTCTCCATACCTCTgggtgtaaaaaaaatatctcccATGCCCATaggtttattttccttttcttttaatcctTGAAATTCGGTTAACTGTTAACCTTAAAAGTGTTATCtcccaaaatcaattttcatttattttagatttaagaatgtgattgtgattgttttttaaagtattttttatttaaaaatatattttaaaatattactttttaatttttaatatcaaaacattaaaataatctaaaaacataaaaaatatattaattttaaattttttaaaaaacattttaaaatacaaaaaaaaaaacccgttttttttttcccgatcATTTCAAAGGACCCATCTAAGACACTAACTGGTACATATGGACAGTCCTGTTCATTAAAGATATACATgtactttaaaattatattattttctattaactTTCTTGaaactgtgtttgtttttttcttaaaaaaaaaaaaaatctttagcaaAGCTTGAAGAAGTGATGTTGATGCTATCAGAGAGGCACATGATTGAGCCACCATTACCAGAGTCCCTTTTATCATCTTTTgggttcttttcttcttcccttcccGAACATTATGTGGTCCGATTTCTCTTATCTTATCGCATTCaatccccttcttcttcttctttttcatcacTAAACCTGGTCACATCAAAGCTTTAATACTCATTTTCCCTTCTCTCTCAACTAACTTGGAGGTTCTCTGTTTTCCCTTCCCCACCTCGAAAAGATTCCAAGGACAATCCAGCCAAAGTGACCAACCACCTTCCTAACTCTTCTTTTTAGTTCCTACACCTCCCTCTATATGTATCTTGTAGTTTGTCAGTAGCTCAAAGCCCCAAACTCACCATCACCCTTTATTTTTCCTGAATTTTATAGCATATGCTATAGTAAGTCCAACGATGCCGCCAGTACATTCTAGCCCCTACTTCCAAATGGACAATCAAACCATATCATCATTGCTCCGGCACACTGCAGGCGAGAAACGATCAAAATCTAGTAGCAGGGGGCTTCTTAAAATGTTCAAGCTCTTCCCCATGTTAACCTCAGGCTGCAAGATGGTTGCACTATTAGGCAGACCTCGTAAAGCTTTACTCAAGGACAACGCCACGACAGGTACCATTTTTGGTTATCGTAAGGGTAGAGTTAGTCTAGCCATACAGGAAGATCCTCATTGTGTGCCGAGGTTTGTTATAGAGCTACCGATGCACTCAAGTCTATTTCACAAAGAAATGGCATCGGATATTGTAAGAATCGCTTTAGAGAGCGAGACCAGGATACATAAAAAGAAACTAATGGAGGAGTTTGTTTGGGCTGTGTACTGTAATGGAAGAAAGGTTGGGTACTCTATTAGGAGGAAGCAAATGTCTGATGATGAGCTTCATGTTATGCAACTTCTGAGAGGTGTTTCTATGGGTGCTGGTGTGCTTCCTTGCCCTAATAATGTGAAGGAATCAGCTGATGGGGAAATGACATACATAAGAGCCAGATTTGAGAGAGTGGTTGGATCTAAAGACTCTGAAGCTCTGTACATGATCAATCCTGATGGTGCAGCAGGACCA
It encodes the following:
- the LOC118028071 gene encoding dipeptidyl-peptidase 5 isoform X1, coding for MGLTFASQWFSQLSSLTLTRLSSSSFHSFSLFNRNYTQRRVITNFSPKRQLQRPTFKTMASSTQVADATAKQDKITAPYGSWKSPITADVVSGASKRLGGIAVDDHGHLFWVESRPSESGRAVLVREADKPGEEPTDITPKEFAVRTTAQEYGGGAFTISGDTVIYSNYKDQRLYKQSIKSKDSSPVPLTPDYGGPVVSYADGVFDLRFNRFVTVMEDRRVSSTNSTTTIVAVGLSDKSIQEPKVLVSGNDFYAFPRIDPKGERIAWIEWGHPNMPWDKTELWVGYISENGDVHNRICVAGCDPTLVESPTEPKWSSKGELFFITDRKSGFWNLYKWIESVNEVQAIYSLDAEFSTPLWVFGINSYELIQNNEGKNLIACSYRQNGRSFLGILDDVQSSLSLLDIPFTDINHITSRNHCLYVEGASAVHPSSVAKVNLDEYGSKVVDFKIIWSSSPDSLKYKSYFSLPELIEFPTEVPGQNAYAYFYPPSNPIYQASQEEKPPLLLKSHGGPTSETRGILNLSIQYWTSRGWAFVDVNYGGSTGYGREYRERLLNKWGIVDVNDCCSCGKFLVDNGKVDRERLCITGGSAGGYTTLAALAFKETFKAGASLYGVADLSMLRAETHKFESHYIDNLVGTEEDYFERSPINFVDRFSCPIILFQGLEDKVVPPDQARKIYLALKKKGLPVALVEYEGEQHGFRKAENINFTLEQQMLFFARLVGRFTVADEIDPIRIDNLD
- the LOC118028071 gene encoding dipeptidyl-peptidase 5 isoform X2, which encodes MASSTQVADATAKQDKITAPYGSWKSPITADVVSGASKRLGGIAVDDHGHLFWVESRPSESGRAVLVREADKPGEEPTDITPKEFAVRTTAQEYGGGAFTISGDTVIYSNYKDQRLYKQSIKSKVHAVDSSPVPLTPDYGGPVVSYADGVFDLRFNRFVTVMEDRRVSSTNSTTTIVAVGLSDKSIQEPKVLVSGNDFYAFPRIDPKGERIAWIEWGHPNMPWDKTELWVGYISENGDVHNRICVAGCDPTLVESPTEPKWSSKGELFFITDRKSGFWNLYKWIESVNEVQAIYSLDAEFSTPLWVFGINSYELIQNNEGKNLIACSYRQNGRSFLGILDDVQSSLSLLDIPFTDINHITSRNHCLYVEGASAVHPSSVAKVNLDEYGSKVVDFKIIWSSSPDSLKYKSYFSLPELIEFPTEVPGQNAYAYFYPPSNPIYQASQEEKPPLLLKSHGGPTSETRGILNLSIQYWTSRGWAFVDVNYGGSTGYGREYRERLLNKWGIVDVNDCCSCGKFLVDNGKVDRERLCITGGSAGGYTTLAALAFKETFKAGASLYGVADLSMLRAETHKFESHYIDNLVGTEEDYFERSPINFVDRFSCPIILFQGLEDKVVPPDQARKIYLALKKKGLPVALVEYEGEQHGFRKAENINFTLEQQMLFFARLVGRFTVADEIDPIRIDNLD
- the LOC118028119 gene encoding protein MIZU-KUSSEI 1, which gives rise to MPPVHSSPYFQMDNQTISSLLRHTAGEKRSKSSSRGLLKMFKLFPMLTSGCKMVALLGRPRKALLKDNATTGTIFGYRKGRVSLAIQEDPHCVPRFVIELPMHSSLFHKEMASDIVRIALESETRIHKKKLMEEFVWAVYCNGRKVGYSIRRKQMSDDELHVMQLLRGVSMGAGVLPCPNNVKESADGEMTYIRARFERVVGSKDSEALYMINPDGAAGPELSIFFVRAR